The genomic region ACCGAACTGTTTGGTCAAGTCCCGGGCGATGATCGCCCTGTTGTTGTCCTTCGTATTCATCTCGATCAACTCAATGCACGCCGTACGTAGCGCAGCGAAACGGTTCCAATGACCACGCCTAACAATAGAAGCGCAATCAGGTTGGGCCACAATACTTGCAGATTGGCACCCTTGAGCATGATGCCGCGCACAATCGCCAACCAGTGTTGGGCAGGAATGAATTGAGCGACGCCCTGCAGGAACTTGGGCATCGACTCGACCGGTGCGGCGTAGCCCGTAAACATGAAGTCGACCATTCCTATGATCATCACCAGCAGGAAAGCCTGATGTTGGCTGCGCGAAAATACTGAAATCGCCAAGCCCTTGGCCAATTCGACGAACAAGTAACCCAGGGCAAGGAATAACAATAACGGCAGCGAGCCGCGGATCGGCACCTTGAAGACAAAATGCACCATGTTGAGCATCAAGACGAAATCGAAAAAGCCGATCAGAATGACCGGAATGGATTTGCCGATGATGATCTCCAACGAAGTGAACGGCATCACCAGCAGTTGTTCAAGCGTGCCCAGTTCTCGTTCGCGCGAGAAGGACAGGGCAGCGAAGAGCAGCACCGTAAACTCCAGCATCAAAGCCAACTCTGCCGGCGTGGTGTAATAGGCTTCGTTGAACGATTCGTTGTACCAGGTGCGCACGCTGAAATCGAATCCGGCGAATTCCTCCGCATCGATCCCCAGGCGCTTGACGGCAATCTCCTGCCCCATCTCGCGTGCAAGCCCTTCCACAGCGCGCAACGCCGCCGTGGCCGGCGTGCTTTCGGCGCCGTTGAGCAGCACCGCCAGGATGGGAATCTGGTTGGCGGAAGCCATCTTCTCCGAGAAATCGGGTGGGATGATCACGGCGGCGTAAATATTGCCTTGCACCATGGCTTCACGGATGGGCGCCTCATCATAGACCAGCGCATCCAGGGTGAACGTACCGGTGTTCTCCAGGGCCGTAATCACCCGACGGCTTGCCGCTGACTGGTCTTCGTCTAAAACCATCAAAGGCAAATTGGTCATCGGGCGCGATGTCGCCCATCCCACGAGGGTCAATTCCATTACGCCGCCAATCAACATAAACGCCGGCATCCACCAATCGTAGCGCAGGTGATAGAACTCTTTGACCGCCAATGCCCAAATTCGACGAAACATGCTTACCTCGTTAACCCAGTTTCTTGCGGAAAAACAACGCTGCGACGGCCGAGAAGGCTACGCCCAATCCGAACAACATGACCGCATACGGCCAGAGGACATCGAGTCCCACGCCTGGCAAGAAGATGCCGCGGGTAATGATGGCGAAGTGCGTTCCCGGCAACACCAGAGATTCCATGCGCATCACCTCCGGCAGGGCGGCGATGGGAAAGAAAATGCCGGTCAGGAAAAACGCCGGGAAGAAAATCACCAGGAAGGAAAGCGCCAACGCCGCTGCCTGGGTGCGGATAAAAACGCCGATAATTGTGCCCATACTCAGAATGGCGAAAAGGAAGATCGCCGACAACAGGAAAAAGAGCAGGTAATTGCCGTGAAAGGGGATTCGAAAGACGAGGAAGGCAATGGCTGGAATGAGAATCACGTTCACCAACCCCACGAGAACGTAGGGCAGCATCTTCCCCAGGATCAATTCGGATCTACCGACGGGCGTGGCGATGAGTTGCTCCAACGTACCGTGTTCGCGCTCGCGCGCCAAAGTCAACGCCACCGACATCGCGGGAAGCCCCAAAACGAGGGAGATCAAACCGGGAACCACGTCGTTTTTCGATTTCAACCCCGGGTTGAACCAGGTGCGCACACGCAAATCCAGCATCTGCAGCGAGCCGCTCGGCGCGCCCAAGGCCTCGAGATTCCGGGTCAATTCCTGGCTGATGAACTCCTCCGTACGCCAGGCGATTTGATCGAGGGCGTGTGTACCGCTATGCGGTTCGGTGCCGTCGATGATCACCAGCAGCGGCATGCTGCGCATGGCAAGCAATTCCTCGGCGAAACGCGGATTAACCACGATGGCGGCCTTGATTTTGCCACGCAGCAACAGCGCATCGATTTCCTCGAACTCGTTTACCTGCGCGATCAAATCGAGATCGTCTCCCGCCGTCATGCGCTGGATAAAGGCACGCGAAGTCGGGCTGTGATCGTAGTCCAACACCGCGATGGGCACGTGCTGAATGTTCACCGTCATGGCAAAGCCCATCAGGAACAGCACCAGCGTCGGTGCCAGGAGGACCAGACCCAGCGTGATCGGATCACGCATGATGTGGTTGTACTCTTTGACCGCCACGGCCCACAATCGACGCAACGACACCTCAGACCTCCTGTTCGCTTTCGACAGTAGCTTCCCGCTCGCGGATGAGCGAAATGAACGCTTCTTCCATGCGGGCCGGTGCCTGGCGAATCTCTGCTCCTTGCAAACCTTCCTTGCGCAGAAACTCCCCGATTTGGGGAATGCGTTTAGCAGCAGAGTCCACCACCAGGTGGAGTTCTTCTCCGTAAGTCTGCACCTGGCGGATACCCGGGATCTTCTCAATCAAATGCCGCACGCTGCGCCAATCTTCGTGGCGGATCACGACGACGTCGCCGTGAATTTCGGCACGCAAGCGACGCGGCGTATCACAGCGAATCATGTGCCCGTTGTACATCAGGCCGACCCGCAAACAGCGGTCGGCTTCATCCATGTAAGGCGTGCTGACCACGATCGTCGTACCACCCAGATGCAGTTCGGTCAGGATGCCCCAAAACTCACGCCGAGAAATCGGATCCACACCGGTGGTCGGTTCGTCGAGCAAGAGGATCTCCGGTTCGTGAATCAAGGTGCAGGCCAAGGCAAGTTTCTTCTGCATGCCGCCGGACAACTGCGCACCGCGACGGTCTTTGAACTCGGTCAGACCGGCGAACGCCAGCAAGCGTTCCATGCGCGGCCCGATTTCGACGTCCGTCACGTCGTACATCTTGGCGAAGAAGCGCAGATTCTCCACGACGCTCAATTCCCCGTACAGACTGAAGATCTGCGCCATGTACCCGACGTGATGCTTGATCGCCTCAGGTTGGCGTTTGAGATCGAATCCAGCGACGGTTGCCGACCCATCGGAGATATCCAGCAAGCCGGCCAATAGCCGCAGCGTGGTCGTCTTGCCGGCGCCGTCCGGGCCCACCAAACCGAACAATTCGCCTGAGGCTATCGCCAGGTCGAGGGATGCGAGCGCACGCACTTCTTTGAAGTCGCGCGTCAGTCCACGCGTCTCGATGATCGGCGCGTTGTCTTTCATGGTGAACGACTACTGCCTCGCTCTGCGGATCGCCCAAAGAACGATTAAGGCCCCGAGCGCCGGCTCCAATGCCACCCCGAGGTATTTCATCGTTTCGCTGAACCCCATGGCCGGGATGACGTACCAGTCGAGCAGCCCAATGATGATGCAGGTAACGACCGCCACGATGTAATCCCCCTGGACGCCCATGGGACGATTTTCCTTCCAGATTGCGCCGGCGACGGCGCCGACAATCAAACCAACGACGATCATGACTGCGAGCAAGATGAGGATTTCCATTTTATTTTCTCCTTTGATACATCCTGGCAAAGTTCGGAGAACGTAATGAACGTTGCTGTCGATCCCAGTCAACCATGCGGCGATAACGACTCGATGATTAAATTCGCCCCTGCACGTAAATGCCGCTCCAGAACGACCACGTCTGGAATGGCGGCCCACAAGACAAACATACCTTCGATGAATGCACCGATGGTTATCGCGACGTCTTCAGCATTCACCTTTCGGAATTCACCGTTGTCGACGCCTTTTTGGATGATGGGTATAGCGATGTCAAAAAAATTTTTATAGTAGCTGCCAAGAACTTCTTTGACACGCTTCTTTCGCAATAGCATCGCCCAGAATTCATACATGATGGGCACCAAATACTCATCGTTTGTGATGTCATCCAGCGTCAATTCAAGATAACGTACCAATTTTTCCTTGGCCGGGATGTCGGCATCGATGAAGGCGCCCATTTGCTCGAATTCACGGGCAAACATGCGGTCCATGATGCCCTGGATGATGGCGTCCTTGCCATCGAAGTACCAATACAAAGCGCCCTTGCTCAGCCCCGCCTGCTTGGCGATGTCATCCATACGCGCGCCATGGAAACCGGAACGAGCGAAAACTTCCATCGCAGCTTCCAGGATCTGCTCTTTTCGTTCTTCACTCACGTCAGGACGTGGCGCCATATCAACCTCAAAATAATAAACTGACCGGTCAGTCAATATTGACAATACAAAGTTTTACGTTCATTGTCAAGCGCAACGCGCATCTACTCCTGGTCGATCAGGGGTGAAACACGATCCTGTTTTACGATCCTGCTGGCAAACCAACTTCGCAAGCGCACCCAGGGAGTGTATGAAAAACGCAGCGGCTCCGCCTCAAGCTGTTGTGTGGCATACGTTCGCCCCATATCCATCAATCGTTCGGCCTGGGTGTAATCCCAGAAGGCGATGTCCGTCGGAGCCGGCAGACGAATCACGCGCAGCGAGGCGCCGGACGCCTTCGCCGCGGCGACCTCCCGGGTCCCCTGTGCCTCCACCATTAAGGACACAGCGTATGAGGTCATGCCCAGAATACCCTTGGCAGTTTCTTTCGAGCCCATGGCGTGGGTCACATCGAGGGCAAGGATCTGGGTGGCGCCTCGATCGATCGCCACCCGGATGGGAAGCTTCGTATATACTCCACCATCCAGATAGCGCTGATCACCTACCAGCCAGGGAGGAAAATACGGCGGTACGGCCGTACTCGCCATGGCGCCATCGATAACGCGGTCCGCATCTCGATCACCGAAAACGTGCAGTTCAGCCGTGTCCATATTGACTGCCGCGGCAAACGCCGGAACACCTGCACAGGCACGAAGTTGTCCGAAGGTATCCACATCCTGCGGCAAGTGGCGAAGCAGAAACGCTTCCAGGGCGTCCCCGGGCACCAGGCTGTCCTGCTGTCGAACCAACCTGCGAACCACACCGATCGCCGAGGGAATGCCCACTTCCTTGGGCCCTGCCGCGCGCCAGAGATCCTGCAAGCGGGCAACGCCGTCCAGGCTGGGATCGTAGGCGATGTAAATGGCGTTCAACGCACCCGCAGAAGTCCCCACCACCAGTTCGGGCTTAAAGCCCGAGAGGAAGATCGGATCCAATGCACCGGCTTGCATGGTGCCGTAATTTGCGGCCCCGCTCATCACTAGTGCCTTCATCGTAATATCCCCTCAAAGTAATGTATAAGGAACCCAATGGCTTCCATCAATCCAATTCGGGACGGACGGCAACGATCGGCATGACGCCGGCCAATGCACGATATCCCTGCGGCGTATGCTCCAATTGGTATCCGATCAAACGTCCCAATTGCCGGATGGCCGTTGGATGCCGCCGTGCATAATCCTGTATCTCTTCATACGCCTCGTCGAGTGGCAGTCGCTGCGCTATTGCGGCGAAACTTTTGCGTCCGACGTTCACCTCGACCCGCGGGGTCTTGCTGATATTCTGGAACCAATCCGACTTCTCCCCCCATCCCGAAGCGACGATGTAGGCGTCCGTTTCCTCGTCGTGGCGCATGACTTCAAGAACGACGCGGCGCGGCAGGCCGCTGACGCGGCCCGTATGAACCATCATCAAGGCACGCTGGTCCAGCAGCCAACCCAATCCGGCTCGATAGAGCAGGATGGGAAAACGGTAGACAATTCGCATCAGACCGCGCGGTGGCTGTACATCACGCAGCGTTTCAGTCATCGGGCACCTTCATTTCGATCGCATCCTGCGGGCACTGCAGCACGCAAGCGCCGCATGCGATGCAGAGTTCTCCATGCTCGAACGACACTTTTCGCTTTTCATAATCCGGCCGCCAACAACCGACCGGACATACTTCATAACACTGCCACGTACCGTTGCAGCGCTCGGGGTATAAATGAATCTGCATGGCGCGCAGGTTTAGCGCTAAATCGAGGTGTTCTTTGAGCAGTCCGACCATCGAAGGCGATTCCGGCATGCCTTCACCTCCAACCCAGCAGAATGGGAACCAGCCAATACGCCAATCCCAGAACGACGGCGACGATCGCTTCCCAGCCCCAGTTGGCCTGTTCTCCGCGCATAAGCGGCGACATTCCCTGTAATTCGGCGCCCACGAAAACCGAGAGGCCGGTCAAGCTGACAACGCGATTGAAAATATCCGGCAAGGCCGTGGAATCCACTCGCCACGAATAGAACAGCATCCCAGCCAACGCGATCAAGGTCAACGGCAGGCTCTTCGCCAAACCATCGTGTCCGGGCAGCCAGGGAAGCGAGATGGCGTAGAACAGCGACAATCCGAACATGGCCGCGAGCAGGGGCCAAAAACTGGAAGGCCAGATCAAGGCCACCGGAATGAGGATCATCAATCCATAGAAACCCAACGTGGCCGCCAACATCTCCAATCGATCCCGCAGTGGAAAGCGTACGTGGCGCATGTCGTCGGTTTTCTTCCTTCCGGCCTGGATGTACGCCGGCAGATCGACCGCACGCACGGGGCCCCAATGAACGCCCCACTTCGTCTGTTCGCGGATTGCCCATCCATCCACGCCGTTGGCACAGAGTTGAGGAAGGATCAGCGCATGATGCTTGACCACTTCATCCAGCCGGCTGGTACGCAAAGCGCCGATTATCCGCTCGGCGGTCAAAAAGCCGCCGCCCGCGGCACACCAGACGTTGATCCCACTGGAGTCGACCACAAGCAGCCAGACGTCCAGCCGGGTATCGATGGCCTTCACCAGGCGCCGGACGGTGAGATCGAAATTGCCGGTCACCAAAACCGGCGAATCGGGATTCGGGTCGCCTACGGAATACAAACCGGGTTCAACCTTTGGATACGGTGGAATGATGCGGAAAAAAATCGCCCAAAGATCGATCAACACGGTGCGCAGATTAACCCGATGGCGGAGGCGGCCTTTGAAGGAATCGGGCAATGACTGCGCCGATTCCGCGGGCTTGGGTTTCGCCAGATATAGACACAATGAGCCCAGCAGGTGAGAATCTACGACCTGCGCGCGATAGCCCGCACGATCGAGTTTCGTCTGAAAATCCCGCAGGGGATGCGTGGTCGCACGCGTCAGCAGCCAGGTAATGATCCGCAGGGGAAGATGCACCGCAGCTACTGCGAAGCGAGCAGCCCATCCCGACGGTGATATTTCATCCAAGATGGCCAATTGGCCACCGGGCGCCAGCAGGGTGAGGCAGGCCGTCAGCACGTACGCTTGCGCGTCCCGTGCCATCTCACTGACGGCCAGGCTGCTGACGATGAGATCGAAACTTGCCGGTTCAAAACGGTCGGCGATTAAAGCGGCGTCCATGTGTTTCAACTCGACGCTTTCATCCAACCCGGACGCAGCGAGCCGGTTCTCGGCTTGTGCCAGCATCCCGGCATCCAGATCGATCCCGACGACCTTAGCGCCCCTGGCCGCCATGGCGACGGTCAGCGCGCCGGTGCCGCAGCCGATTTCGAGTATGCGCATTCCCGGGCGAACGAGAAGCTCGACGAGCTGGTCCTGGAGCTTCTGAAGTTTTCCCAGGGTAAGCAGGCGGATACCGCGATCGTATTGTTCTGGCTGAGTCTCTAACCATTTCATGAAAACGGTGGCCATACGCATCCCTATGCACGGCTAAATCATAATAGACTGACCGGTCGGTTTATTATAGTATAAACCCGATCCATGCTCAGTCAAGCAAGATATAAACGATCCGTTATGCTATAATCCCAGCATGACCAATCAAGCAAAATCTCCCGCAACAGATGCATCCACCGAACCATCTGCAGAATCCAATGCGATCCTCTTGAAACGCAACGAGCTCTACGCCGCTTTGTTGCCACTTGCATTCGTTACCGGCATCGCCGTCGGATTCCTGTTCTGGGGCCGGCAACGACCCAACAACGTCGTGACGGAGGAGGCAAAAGCTCCGACCGCTCAACCCACCAGCGCTGCAGCCCAGGAGCCGACGCGTTTCGACATCGACGTCGACGATGACCCTGCCATCGGCCCGGAAAACGCTCCCATCACGATCGTGGAATTCAGCGACTTCGCATGTGGTTATTGCCGGCGCTTCCACGAACAAACCTTCGAAGCGCTGCTTGAAGAATATCCCGACCAGATTCGTTTCGTTTACCGGGATCTCCCCGTCGTCGGTGGATATGAAGCCGCACAAGCGGCCGAATGCGCCTACGAACAAGGGGAGTTTTGGGAATTCCACGATCTGCTCTTCTCGGGCGGGCTTGGACTGGACGAAAGCGCCTACCGCGAGTATGCCGAAGCCGTGGGCATCGATCCCGACTCGCTGATGGAATGCGTCAACGAGGAACGATATGCCGACGAAGTGGAAGAAGACGCACAGTATGCATTCAATCTGGGCGCAAACGGCACACCGACCTTTTTCATCAACGGGATCCCGCTCGTCGGCGCACGTCCGCTTTCGGATTTCGAAGCGATCATTGACAGAGAACTGGCGAACGAATCGCAGCAATAACCCGTCAGCGACATACAGCATAAGAAAAGCGCCGAAATCCTGTTCGACGCTTTTTTGATTCGACGAGCATGGGCCATCGAGGTCGTATCAAGCGATTTCTCGCCAGGCTTCTTCCTTCCTCGTTCGCTTCAATCCCGGCTGGGTAACGTCTTCCGGAGGTTCTGAACTCTCCATCAGCGTGCCTTTCGCCAGCAGAGCAGGCACTTCCGCTTCGTCGATCGGC from Anaerolineales bacterium harbors:
- a CDS encoding ABC transporter permease, producing MFRRIWALAVKEFYHLRYDWWMPAFMLIGGVMELTLVGWATSRPMTNLPLMVLDEDQSAASRRVITALENTGTFTLDALVYDEAPIREAMVQGNIYAAVIIPPDFSEKMASANQIPILAVLLNGAESTPATAALRAVEGLAREMGQEIAVKRLGIDAEEFAGFDFSVRTWYNESFNEAYYTTPAELALMLEFTVLLFAALSFSRERELGTLEQLLVMPFTSLEIIIGKSIPVILIGFFDFVLMLNMVHFVFKVPIRGSLPLLLFLALGYLFVELAKGLAISVFSRSQHQAFLLVMIIGMVDFMFTGYAAPVESMPKFLQGVAQFIPAQHWLAIVRGIMLKGANLQVLWPNLIALLLLGVVIGTVSLRYVRRALS
- a CDS encoding ABC transporter permease codes for the protein MSLRRLWAVAVKEYNHIMRDPITLGLVLLAPTLVLFLMGFAMTVNIQHVPIAVLDYDHSPTSRAFIQRMTAGDDLDLIAQVNEFEEIDALLLRGKIKAAIVVNPRFAEELLAMRSMPLLVIIDGTEPHSGTHALDQIAWRTEEFISQELTRNLEALGAPSGSLQMLDLRVRTWFNPGLKSKNDVVPGLISLVLGLPAMSVALTLAREREHGTLEQLIATPVGRSELILGKMLPYVLVGLVNVILIPAIAFLVFRIPFHGNYLLFFLLSAIFLFAILSMGTIIGVFIRTQAAALALSFLVIFFPAFFLTGIFFPIAALPEVMRMESLVLPGTHFAIITRGIFLPGVGLDVLWPYAVMLFGLGVAFSAVAALFFRKKLG
- a CDS encoding ABC transporter ATP-binding protein — encoded protein: MKDNAPIIETRGLTRDFKEVRALASLDLAIASGELFGLVGPDGAGKTTTLRLLAGLLDISDGSATVAGFDLKRQPEAIKHHVGYMAQIFSLYGELSVVENLRFFAKMYDVTDVEIGPRMERLLAFAGLTEFKDRRGAQLSGGMQKKLALACTLIHEPEILLLDEPTTGVDPISRREFWGILTELHLGGTTIVVSTPYMDEADRCLRVGLMYNGHMIRCDTPRRLRAEIHGDVVVIRHEDWRSVRHLIEKIPGIRQVQTYGEELHLVVDSAAKRIPQIGEFLRKEGLQGAEIRQAPARMEEAFISLIREREATVESEQEV
- a CDS encoding TetR/AcrR family transcriptional regulator — its product is MAPRPDVSEERKEQILEAAMEVFARSGFHGARMDDIAKQAGLSKGALYWYFDGKDAIIQGIMDRMFAREFEQMGAFIDADIPAKEKLVRYLELTLDDITNDEYLVPIMYEFWAMLLRKKRVKEVLGSYYKNFFDIAIPIIQKGVDNGEFRKVNAEDVAITIGAFIEGMFVLWAAIPDVVVLERHLRAGANLIIESLSPHG
- a CDS encoding patatin-like phospholipase family protein encodes the protein MKALVMSGAANYGTMQAGALDPIFLSGFKPELVVGTSAGALNAIYIAYDPSLDGVARLQDLWRAAGPKEVGIPSAIGVVRRLVRQQDSLVPGDALEAFLLRHLPQDVDTFGQLRACAGVPAFAAAVNMDTAELHVFGDRDADRVIDGAMASTAVPPYFPPWLVGDQRYLDGGVYTKLPIRVAIDRGATQILALDVTHAMGSKETAKGILGMTSYAVSLMVEAQGTREVAAAKASGASLRVIRLPAPTDIAFWDYTQAERLMDMGRTYATQQLEAEPLRFSYTPWVRLRSWFASRIVKQDRVSPLIDQE
- a CDS encoding nitroreductase family deazaflavin-dependent oxidoreductase; the encoded protein is MTETLRDVQPPRGLMRIVYRFPILLYRAGLGWLLDQRALMMVHTGRVSGLPRRVVLEVMRHDEETDAYIVASGWGEKSDWFQNISKTPRVEVNVGRKSFAAIAQRLPLDEAYEEIQDYARRHPTAIRQLGRLIGYQLEHTPQGYRALAGVMPIVAVRPELD
- a CDS encoding ferredoxin family protein: MPESPSMVGLLKEHLDLALNLRAMQIHLYPERCNGTWQCYEVCPVGCWRPDYEKRKVSFEHGELCIACGACVLQCPQDAIEMKVPDD
- a CDS encoding methyltransferase domain-containing protein; this encodes MATVFMKWLETQPEQYDRGIRLLTLGKLQKLQDQLVELLVRPGMRILEIGCGTGALTVAMAARGAKVVGIDLDAGMLAQAENRLAASGLDESVELKHMDAALIADRFEPASFDLIVSSLAVSEMARDAQAYVLTACLTLLAPGGQLAILDEISPSGWAARFAVAAVHLPLRIITWLLTRATTHPLRDFQTKLDRAGYRAQVVDSHLLGSLCLYLAKPKPAESAQSLPDSFKGRLRHRVNLRTVLIDLWAIFFRIIPPYPKVEPGLYSVGDPNPDSPVLVTGNFDLTVRRLVKAIDTRLDVWLLVVDSSGINVWCAAGGGFLTAERIIGALRTSRLDEVVKHHALILPQLCANGVDGWAIREQTKWGVHWGPVRAVDLPAYIQAGRKKTDDMRHVRFPLRDRLEMLAATLGFYGLMILIPVALIWPSSFWPLLAAMFGLSLFYAISLPWLPGHDGLAKSLPLTLIALAGMLFYSWRVDSTALPDIFNRVVSLTGLSVFVGAELQGMSPLMRGEQANWGWEAIVAVVLGLAYWLVPILLGWR
- a CDS encoding DsbA family protein, with the protein product MTNQAKSPATDASTEPSAESNAILLKRNELYAALLPLAFVTGIAVGFLFWGRQRPNNVVTEEAKAPTAQPTSAAAQEPTRFDIDVDDDPAIGPENAPITIVEFSDFACGYCRRFHEQTFEALLEEYPDQIRFVYRDLPVVGGYEAAQAAECAYEQGEFWEFHDLLFSGGLGLDESAYREYAEAVGIDPDSLMECVNEERYADEVEEDAQYAFNLGANGTPTFFINGIPLVGARPLSDFEAIIDRELANESQQ